The segment CGGCGGGGTAGCCCATCAGCACGACGCGGGCCGGGTTGCGCTCGTCCACCCCGCTGCCCAGCAGGCGTCCTACGCGGTCGGGCTCATCGAGGTGGGGAGGCAGCACAACATCAGGCGCGTCGAAATTCTCCATGCCCGAGATTCTCCCCGTTCCCGCCTCCGCAGGTCAAGGCTCATCCCGCCGCGATCTTTTGGCCGGCGCGGTAGGTGGCGAGGCAAGCGTTGGGACGGAAGTGGTAGAGCCAGTGGTCGACCGAGGGGGCCTCGATGAGGGCGAAGTCGGCCGACTTCCCCGGCTCCAGGCTGCCGATTCGATCCTCCAGACAGAGGGCGCGGGCGGCGTAGAGAGTAGCGCCTTTGAGGACTTGGGCGGGCGTCATGCGCTGCTGGGTGCAGGCCAGCATCATGGCCAAGGGGAGGTGGAAGCTGGGAGCCGATCCGGGATTGAAATCGGTGGCCACGGCCACGGCCGCTCCTGCCTCGATGAGTTTGCGGGCGGGCATGACAGGTTGGTTGAGGTAGAGCGAGGCCAGCGGCAGGCTGACCGCCACCACTCCGGCCTTGGCCATGTCTTGAATGCCCTGATTGGAAATGCACTCCAGGTGATCGGCCGAGGCGGCGCCCACTTGGGCCGCCAGGGTGGCGCCGCCGCTATCGCTCAACTGGTCGGCGTGCAGCTTGGGCCGCAGCCCCTGGCCCAGTCCGGCCTGGAAGATGGAGCGGGCTTCTTCAAGGCTGAAAGCCGTGTCTTCGACGAAAACGTCGCAGAAGCCGGCCAGACCTTCCTCGGCCACCCCCGGGATCATCTCCTCGATGAGCAGCCGGATGTAGCCCTGGCGGTCGTCGCGCATCTCGGGAGGCACCACATGGGCCCCCAGAAAGGTGGGGACGATGCGCAAGGGGTGGGACTGGGAAAGCCGGCGGTAGACCTTGAGCAGCTTGAGTTCGTTTGCGAGATCGAGTCCATAGCCGCTCTTGCATTCCACCGTGGTGACGCCCAGGCGGGCCATCTGGTCGAGGAAGCCGCGGCTGCGGGCCAGCAGGTCGTCGAAAGAGGTTTGGCGGGTCTGGCGGACGGTGCGGGCGATTCCGCCTCCGGCGCGGGCGATATCGAGGTAGGAGCGTCCGCCGATGCGCTGGGCGAATTCGTCGGCTCTCCAGCCGCCGAAGGCCAGGTGGGTGTGGCAGTCGACGAGTCCCGGCACCACCAGTGCGCCGCGGGCGTCCTGGGTGGGCTCATCGCTCAAGCACGCAGGCCGCTCTGAACGCGGCCCCACCCAGGTGATGTCTTTGCCTTCCCAGGCCAGTGCGGCGTCCTCGATGAGATGGATCTCGCCTTGGCCGCCTCCCTCCCGGCACGCCGCCAGGG is part of the Acidobacteriota bacterium genome and harbors:
- the hutI gene encoding imidazolonepropionase gives rise to the protein MPLLTNIAALAACREGGGQGEIHLIEDAALAWEGKDITWVGPRSERPACLSDEPTQDARGALVVPGLVDCHTHLAFGGWRADEFAQRIGGRSYLDIARAGGGIARTVRQTRQTSFDDLLARSRGFLDQMARLGVTTVECKSGYGLDLANELKLLKVYRRLSQSHPLRIVPTFLGAHVVPPEMRDDRQGYIRLLIEEMIPGVAEEGLAGFCDVFVEDTAFSLEEARSIFQAGLGQGLRPKLHADQLSDSGGATLAAQVGAASADHLECISNQGIQDMAKAGVVAVSLPLASLYLNQPVMPARKLIEAGAAVAVATDFNPGSAPSFHLPLAMMLACTQQRMTPAQVLKGATLYAARALCLEDRIGSLEPGKSADFALIEAPSVDHWLYHFRPNACLATYRAGQKIAAG